A region of Rhodamnia argentea isolate NSW1041297 chromosome 9, ASM2092103v1, whole genome shotgun sequence DNA encodes the following proteins:
- the LOC125312461 gene encoding uncharacterized protein ycf23-like, whose protein sequence is MYSSICMPMSSLSQSLLKPNQNPLLGSAPSSKPWSQSRRRAPLTTRAILSTSRELALKGFHERRALKIISGLQNFDRENVSSVITAADKGGATHVDIACDAELVRLAIALTSLPVCVSSVDPAAFVAAVEAGALMVEIGNYDSFYETGVVFSPDQILKLTRETRRILPSVPLSVTVPHTLSLPDQVKLAELLEQDGADIIQTEGGKCSNPSASGVLGLIEKATPTLASAYSISRAVKIPVMCSSGLSAVTAPMAITASAAGVGVGSAINKLNDVVAMIAEVKNIADSLKLPSRRDVWKERSLNL, encoded by the exons ATGTACTCGTCAATCTGCATGCCAATGTCTTCTCTATCTCAGTCTCTCCTGAAGCCAAATCAGAACCCGCTTCTGGGTTCGGCACCATCTTCGAAACCCTGGTCGCAATCCAGAAGAAGAGCTCCGTTGACGACCAGGGCAATCCTATCAACTTCCAGGGAATTAGCCTTGAAGGGTTTCCATGAAAGAAGAGCCCTTAAG ATTATTTCAGGGTTGCAAAATTTTGACAGAGAGAATGTGTCCTCAGTAATTACTGCAGCTGACAAG GGAGGAGCAACTCATGTTGACATAGCTTGTGATGCAGAGCTAGTGAGGCTAGCCATTGCCTTGACTTCTCTTCCC GTATGCGTTTCTTCAGTGGATCCAGCAGCGTTTGTGGCAGCAGTTGAAGCGGGAGCGCTTATG GTCGAAATTGGAAACTACGATTCTTTCTATGAGACGGGCGTGGTTTTCTCTCCGGATCAG ATTCTAAAGTTAACTAGAGAGACTAGGAGGATCCTTCCCTCCGTGCCATTGTCTGTGACCGTACCTCACACACTGAGCCTACCCGACCAG GTGAAGCTTGCTGAGTTGCTGGAACAAGATGGTGCTGACATAATCCAGACGGAAGGAGGGAAGTGTTCTAATCCTTCTGCATCTGGAGTTCTTGGCTTGATTGAGAAG GCGACGCCTACATTAGCTTCAGCATATTCTATCTCAAGAGCTGTCAAGATTCCCGTGATGTGTTCGTCAGGTCTCAGCGCGGTTACGGCTCCAATGGCCATCACTGCCAGTGCTGCGGGAGTG GGTGTTGGATCAGCAATCAACAAGCTTAATGACGTGGTCGCGATGATAGCCGAGGTCAAGAACATAGCAGATTCGTTGAAATTGCCGAGCCGACGCGATGTATGGAAAGAGAGATCTTTGAACTTGTAA
- the LOC115755989 gene encoding high mobility group B protein 14 isoform X2 yields MPKKKPSKSEKSVSSSPPVNAASNERSSRMVLRTKSSEKMKRLALLSRESEDEWRPKSLKNVKTTRGKKNVKLDAKMPKKPPTAFFYFLEDFRKDYQEHNPDVKSMRDIGKACGEKWKTMTYEEKVHYYDIANEKRREFDKAMAEYIKRKESGEDEDTEDDPEFE; encoded by the exons ATGCCCAAGAAGAAACCTTCAAAGTCCGAGAAATCGGTCTCTTCTTCTCCGCCTGTCAACGCCGCTTCGAATGA GAGAAGTAGCAGGATGGTGTTGAGGACTAAATCGAGTGAGAAGATGAAGCGGTTGGCTCTGCTGAGCAGAGAGAGCGAGGACGAGTGGAGACCCAAGTCTCTGAAGAACGTCAAGACGACGAGAGGGAAGAAGAATGTTAAGCTTGATGCGAAGATGCCCAAGAAACCGCCCActgcttttttctatttctt GGAGGATTTTCGAAAGGATTATCAAGAGCATAACCCAGATGTCAAGTCAATGCGAGAT ATTGGCAAGGCTTGTGGTGAGAAGTGGAAGACAATGACTTACGAG GAAAAGGTTCACTATTATGACATTGCCAatgagaaaaggagagaatttgacAAGGCCATGGCGGAATACATCAAAAGAAAG GAAAGCGGTGAAGACGAGGATACTGAGGACGACCCCGAGTTCGAATAG
- the LOC115755989 gene encoding high mobility group B protein 14 isoform X1: MPKKKPSKSEKSVSSSPPVNAASNERRSSRMVLRTKSSEKMKRLALLSRESEDEWRPKSLKNVKTTRGKKNVKLDAKMPKKPPTAFFYFLEDFRKDYQEHNPDVKSMRDIGKACGEKWKTMTYEEKVHYYDIANEKRREFDKAMAEYIKRKESGEDEDTEDDPEFE; encoded by the exons ATGCCCAAGAAGAAACCTTCAAAGTCCGAGAAATCGGTCTCTTCTTCTCCGCCTGTCAACGCCGCTTCGAATGA GAGGAGAAGTAGCAGGATGGTGTTGAGGACTAAATCGAGTGAGAAGATGAAGCGGTTGGCTCTGCTGAGCAGAGAGAGCGAGGACGAGTGGAGACCCAAGTCTCTGAAGAACGTCAAGACGACGAGAGGGAAGAAGAATGTTAAGCTTGATGCGAAGATGCCCAAGAAACCGCCCActgcttttttctatttctt GGAGGATTTTCGAAAGGATTATCAAGAGCATAACCCAGATGTCAAGTCAATGCGAGAT ATTGGCAAGGCTTGTGGTGAGAAGTGGAAGACAATGACTTACGAG GAAAAGGTTCACTATTATGACATTGCCAatgagaaaaggagagaatttgacAAGGCCATGGCGGAATACATCAAAAGAAAG GAAAGCGGTGAAGACGAGGATACTGAGGACGACCCCGAGTTCGAATAG